cattgtttactttttattattattaattattattacaaatacaatttcagcTCTTACTATCatcgttttgtgttttgtttctaaaatttaaaagacCAATCCCAAAATGCTTAAAAGGTCAAAATATATAGAGGTACATAAATACTAAAcgtttaatacaattttttctttctttcttttttttttttgctcacaACAAAGAATATTGATAAGCCCTATCGCGGTATGGAGGAGCTAGTTAACAAATTGGTAAGGATtgtacgagtatgtgtgtgtgtgtgttaaagtTAACCGAAAAATACAGGCACGTTAAGTACACATGATTCACATTTTGAATGGCGTTCCGAATTTCACGATTTCAGCATACAAAGAATACAGTTTTTAGGGACAATAACAAATTGCGTATATTGAAATCAATATCAAAAAGGAATTGCATTCGGGAACGGGACATGTGgtagtgttgtgtgtgtgtgtgtttgtgtgtgctgccaGCAGCGAATTTCATTTCCGGTTCCACATTTGCTACTCTAATCGGCACAGGATTTATTTGCTTGATTTGTTTTACAGTTCCATGGCAGGCGCATCACTTTTATTGGTATCCGTATCAGCGGGcgttgcttctgttgttgtttctactgctgctgctgctgttggtgttgctggtgctgctgttgtctctGTTTCGGTTTCCGTATCTGGAGCATGCGaagactgttgttgttgttgttgctgttgactcGTGCCCGCACAACGTTGCACCAAATCACTGTAGGGCTTATCGTGCAGCAGGCAAACCAAAACGACAGTCATATTATCGCCACCCAAACCACCCATTTGGCAATCGGGCGCCAGGCAATGATTCATCAGCTCTTCACAGATCTCCTCCGGCTGCATACCGAGGCCGATGCGTGTGCGACAGAATTGCAGCACTTCCTCATTGCTCATGACATCCCAAATGCCATCGCAGGCGAGCACAATGAATTCCCAATCCTGTTGCACTTGGCGTGTCTCCACATCCGGGTAGGctgtcgacaacaacaacaaaaagaaaggtGTTAATGTAAGAACAATGAGTGCGATTGCAATTTGCCATCGCTAATGAAATGTGGTCTTTTGTTCTTCATTCTTACCTGTGACTATTTGGTCTTCCGGCTTTTTGTTCGCGCGCTTGAACACAAAGTCGCCAAGTGCACGGGAGAGGGCAAGATTGCCATTAACACGATTGAATTCCACCCAGCCGCCGCCCTCAATGATGCGCTTCGATTCCGCCTCGTTGTTGGGCTTGTGGTCCACGGAGAGTGTTTCCAGCTGGCCGTTTATGCTGGCAATGGCACGCGAATCGCCAGCATTGGCACAATAAAGCATATTATCCTTGACGAGCACAACGACGGCCGTTGAACCGGCCATTTGTTCGCCACACGGTTCGTTATGTTGCATTTCATAATCGATATCGAGAAATGCCTgtggtgtgcgtgtgttttttttgtgcaatgGGGATGACGTtacgtatgagtaatattaCGAAATCTTGgaataatcatcatcatcattactCACCTGTTTGAGGGCCTTGGCAATGTCGTTGGTATTATATTCGGGTCGctttataacaaatttgtgtAAATGCTTGCCCGCATATTGGGCAACTGTGGCTCCGCCATGGCCATCATAGACGGCAAAGAACGCTGTGCCCGGATCACCGGGCAGCGAtaagatgtgtgtgtgtgaatccTCCATATTGATGCGCCATCCTTGCATGCAACTGCTGCCGACACGATATTGATCGTTGCGACAATATGATGATTCCTTTGCTGTGACCGGCTCCGACAACGTTTGTCCCATCTTAACTGTGCTGGCTCCCTGACTAactgatgttgctgctttttgggGCGGGGTGTTCCAGGGGCTGGTGGTTATCAGTTATACGCTTCAAGTATCTTTATCTGCTGCGAATATAGTGTAAAGTAAAGTAGAGAGTTGAGTAGATTGTTAATTACGAATGCgatagtataaaaaatatataactgaTGATGATATATACTACACTAAAATCTacgggtgtgtgtgtaagtagATAAACTCctgcacgtgtgtgtgtgtgtttgtactgagattattatatcaaaattaatgATATGACCCGCATAAgcttaaagcaaataaacgtGCTGATTACAAATTACTCTCGAAAGAATCCGAATCCTTGTATATAAAATTCCAAACACATTTCACActgtttataatatataaacagCAAAGATGTGTCattccttctttttttgtatatttcaacaGCTTGcgattataaatttatttcgatttttggAGTTGGGCAAAGGCCAAAGAGCGAGCGAGGCAACAGCAGAAAACACGAAAACCAGATAAATTCGCTGATAAGACGCTGCCCCAGTGTCTTGTGATGACTGCGACTGCTTCAAACTTAAAATATTGcgataaaaatatgcaatttacaTACGAATTTGTTATTCAGAGCACCGCAATtagctgcttgctgctgacaCACTTGAGGTGACTAAATATTGTGTGAGATACAAACAACGAGACCCTAGAAGTTGCGTAAAATACTAGAATAGAAAACGCTTAACAACAATGAAACTGGGCCTCTTAATCATTAAGTGGTTGTTAAACCTACCTGGCGACGCTGACGCTGCTCCAACAATACATTAATAACTTTTTGCTCGTTGTGTTTTCCGATTTTCTTCCCTGGGTTTTgcgcaaaaacacaaatacacggtgttgcagttgctttgGTCACGTTCTTCCtgggtttgttttgtttcctGGCGCTTGTTTGTTGCCTCTTAAAATGCGGCACGTGTTCTGATCTAcgcgttgcagttgctgttttgcttaaattaaatcttttatacaaaatgtttaataattgcaattatcgttatcgataagACCAACAAATGCATGCCTACATAGAACTATCGCTTGGACGATGCGTGCCTCACGTATACTTTGAATTTTAATCacaaattattatgattattattatttttaatattaattgccAAAGAGCATTGATTGTTAagagataaataaaaagttttaatgttttctCAACATCTTTTCTTGCTATCGATATTTATGGCGATGCAGTGTCGTAGCAATGAGCTTAAAGCCATTGGCAAGCTTTGTTCGACcgttaaatttaaaagcattttcaaGTTGATTCGAAAAGGTGTTCctaacaaatttcatttaagagttgtcatgtatttaaattaccATTGAGTTCAATTGCTCGCATTTAAATAATCGTTAAGCTTAAAATCTACGGTTTGTCAAAtcgttaaattttaattaaaatgtgctttaaattgaataccTCAATTTGTCAAgtatttgttttctgtttgaCATTTTACTATTATCTTAAGTGTaccatatattttttgatttattcgcagttgttatttataaaacatttatttattaatatcttGTTCTGGTCATACAAGTATTTACTCATAATTAGATGTGCTagtcacaaaataaaaatgtttgtaagcacacaacatacacacactgcGAATACAGCTTCTGTTTCAACTGTGCTTTGCTGCCGCTTTCACTCTCTCAACTCTCTCGCTCCAGCACTTTATCttattgtgttgttgtattattttttttgggggctgctgctgccgccgtcgTCGCTGCCAAGTGCATTGAATTTTGCGAGTTTTGTTTTGCGGCAAATACACGAATTCAAGGACAAATGACGTCAGCTAAACATTTTTTCGTGCTCTGCGCGTTGTGTTtggtttgttgctgctggtcaGGGGCGCACGTCACACGGTAAGAGGGGAACACTAGCGAAAGCTTATTGCTATACTCATTAGTACTATACTGTTGAGTAACATTCGGTgttccatttcaatttgtgaaACAAATACTGTTTGCTGGTCATCCCTCTTACTTGCTAACTGCGCCTCTGCTGCGCTGCTTTCTGCTTTCGTCTCTCTAAgtctgttttgtattttacttttttcgattttcggtttgcccaaaaaaaaaagagacgaattaaatatttgtacagCAGCAGAGACTTTAGCTCCAAGCACCCAACAAAGTATTCCTGATAAAGAACTGTACTGCACGTAGCTatctctcactcacacattcaGTACGTTCTTGGTCACTTTTATCAACGTCAGCATTGAATGCGTTACAAAAGTCAATGAATTTCATGAGATGGGCGTGGCCGACAAACGCCTGGAGCTAACGCGCATTGCACTTCCCACAGTTGCCTCCCCTTCCCTCCTCTTATcactctgctgctgttttgttttaacgtactttttttttttgttttagctcATTGAAAGTGCATTTGAGTCGCCGcacgcattttatttttccaaaCTACTTGAAAACCgcatttattatgcatttaacgttgtcgttgctgcactcgacgtcatcatcatcatcatcatcgcgaTGATGATTACCATTTGGACTTCTGGAACTCTCCCCCTCTGGCAGTGCGAAATTTCCATATTGTTTGTCAACGCATCCAGATCCCGATTCCGATTCTGATGTCGATTCTGATCCCAAGCTCAGCGGCGACATTATCGCTGCCACTTTCCGACAGTTTCGCATGCAGTCTGCATGCAAATGTTTGCGGGGAAAGGGCAGCGATCGGGGAGTGGGGAACGTGGCTCAAGCTCACAGAtatcgcagcagcaacagcagcagaagctgaagcagaaagCCGCAGTTCAATCACATTGCACAAAAGTTCGAGGtcagttataaaaataaaattatatgcGCTTGTGTTGGTGTGAGAGTGCGAGAGTGTGTTTTGcaattgtatgtatgtatgtgtgtgttcgctCTCTCGTtcgcatttgttttgtattaatttttgcATGCGACAAAATGAgtttctttgtctttgtcgCGCTGGCCACAGGATCGCTTTTGCTGATTGTTGATGGGTTGGGGTTGCCTGACAAAAGCTTTTGTTCCAAGCGGACGGGCGGGCCATTCCCATCCCATTCCATTTCCCATTCCCATGCCCATGCCCACAACGTAAACGCAACGCATCCCATTCCCATATTCCCATTTGTTCCATTCAAGTGGAAGTAGGCCACTGGAGTTCTGTGTAACTTGAGCGAACCACAGTAAAAAGGGGCAACGAGGTGGAGAGGAGGGAATAAGCGGCCAGCGGCGAACTCGAGATGCACACGCAgttcctgctgttgctgccactgccgccCGCCTGCAATTGTGTAATGCGAGACGAGGGCATTGACTTGAGCCTCAAGGATAATGGAAAGTTAACCCAACAAAGCAGCGAGCAAAacagaacagcagcagcagccacagcagcagaaggCAAGCTCTCTTCTAAGCCTCGGTCCCAACTTGATCACAGACCAGCAGACGGTGTGGGGGCTGGtcagaggaggaggaggagcaacagcagacTGTAGACTGAAGACCGGGAGACTTGGCAACCGGCAACCGGAATGCTGTTGAACTCAATTTTGTGTGTGGAgcttgaaatgaaatttcgaTCATTTCCACAGAATTCATGCCACAGATTTGGTTCTGGTTCTCCCTCGTTCTGCTTCTGGCTTCTGCCTCCGACTGCAGACGCGTCCCAAACTAGTTGGACAACTCGCTGGGAGTTCAAGGATCCGCGACGCGGGCAACGGGTTCATTAACTTGTTTCTGCGGCTCTTTAGctcttttctgttgttgtttttgtttttttttcttttttggctgCTGCAGCATTCACAACATCCGCGGCGAGACAATAATGATCTTCACTGGAAATGGTGCCGCTCCACCTCCCGCCACCGCCGCTGCTGTTTGTGGTGACTTAATTGCCGCACCCAAAGTAGCTTAGCAAGAGAAATACACATTTCACACAGCCGGGTTTTCAGTTTCAGCCACATTTTTGACCACCTCTGataaaacagcagcaacactctAGTCGCTGATAAAGCAACTAGGCGCTGATTCACTTGCCCACTTGGACGTGACTAAGCCAACACCATGACTCAACACTCAATGGGCCAGTCGCAGTTACGTCCTCTATATCTCTGGCGATGTAATGCTCGGGGGGTCATCGAGGCCAAGGCTGTTGTTAGACAGTCACACCTCTTGGTGACTCGTCCCAGCACCGAGCGAACATCGGACGTAAAACGCAGCGCATCGAGCAAGGGCAGCATGGCGAGTAGTTCCTCATCCCGGGTTCCGATTTTATATCGTTTTATCTGCACCGCATTGCCCGCATTGAATTGATTGGCCAAGTGGCAATCGTCTAGCAGCAAAACATTGGCAGGATCATCATCGCACACCGACACAAGTTTGGCTAGAATCCCGCTGATTTCGATGCAATGTTGTCGATAGAAACGTCGCTGGAATATCTTGCGATTGCTCTCTAAGCGATCGAGCACTTCGGATGCATAAATCTCGGTGGCCGCGGTGAAGATCATCACATTGTACCACTTGGAAACACAGTCCAGAAAGTAATCCAAATGCGGTCGCTTAAACACTGAGACGAAGACATCTTTGTTCCGTATATAGAAACTAAAATCGGGCTTGATAGACTTATTCTTGCGCGTCCTATTTCTCCAGGGTTCTCTTTGGTAATGGAAATGCGACTTGATCAATGTGTCGTCCATATCGAGTACCAGAGTTTTGCGGCTTACTAGCTTTAATCTCCGCCTTGAGACGGGCGACAAATAATCTGTATAGTTAACTGGCGTATAGTTAATCAACTTGTTGTGAATTGTGCCCAGcttcatttgtattttattgcgTAGGttcggcagcaacaacagaatcGTAGCAAATAGAATTGCCAGTGTTGTCAGCGCATAGAAACTGAGAAAATCACTTTACTATATTCCAAAAATGAATggataaaagaataaatactTACTGCTTCACAAAAAAGTCTTCCTTATATACCATGTCTTACTAAAAGAaaagattatttaaattctatcGAAGTTATCAAACAAACTTGGGGATATCTCTGATTGTTATACAAATACTGTATTCAAAATGTTCCcaaattttacattattataaaaGGTAACTCTGTTTTTTGAGTATATGTtagatttttttatattcaaattcagaTTGTGGAAAATAGTGCAAGTGAtgattttgtgttatttttgaaTCTAAGAAAAAATATCTGATGTTTAATAGTATCtacacaaagagaaaaaaatctaaattgaaaaaatcgtgatttaagattttttcgatcttaaagAGAACAATATTGATTAAACTTTTTAGGtaataaagatttttatgctaaatttccatttcatttcagatTAAAAAGATTTCTGCAGAAATGAGGAAAGGACTTAtgcgtttatttatttatttatcttcaattttagaaaatatgtTTGTTGATTAAAagtattcataaaaaatagaaaaaatgtatttatttataaattttttttctcttatgttacatgttttgtttgtttttttattcattaattcAAGAAAAGTCGTATTTAtatctttattcattttttcttttatttataaatgagatttgatttgtataatataataatgcaATATGACAAATTTTGTATCCTCctgtaaaaatactaagtaTTATTAATGAACAGCACAGCCTTGAATCTCTTTCCATCatctttctcttcttcttcttttactGATGGAGTAACTGGAGCTTATTATTAATGCAACGCATATAATACTTAATTCTAAAACGAGCGTAAATCAGTGTGAATCGATCAGGTCCCATAATTACATACTTATAATGAAATgagtagtttttttttgccagcttTTGAATTCCCCCGCCTTgctctcagtgtgtgtgtgtgtgtgggcgtgtgtgtgttgtggggACAATGACAATGGAAagaaacatatacatatgtaagtataaGCATATAGTAAATGTGATCGTCAAGGCGAAAAATGAAACGCCAGCCATGAAATGTGCAGCGCCagctaaaaagcaaaatacaaacGATTCCATTCCCGTTCACAACGTTGCTGATTCACCTCCTGCTCCGCCTGCGAAGCTATCGCAGAGATGACGCACCGTGGAAGGAAGGGGGGAAAGCGGTGCTGTGGCGTTGGTGTTGCCAGcgagacggagacagagacggagctGACGGAAGTGGCCGCCGTCGACTGACGACGAAGCGACGTTACAGTGTAAAATATTGCACTGGCCTTGGGGAGCAGCACGCACGATGCGGTTGCCTGTCAAGACGATTAACAACGccagcaacaaatgcaacaaatacaacaaacacacaactgtGTCCCTGGTTTTGGCTTCGTCCGGCAGGAGCTGAAATTAATGCACCATATTGTGCGCATCTGTTCCTATACAAAGTATATATGCGCCGATATAACGCCTACAGTCTGACCTCAAAAACTAAAACGATTTGAATATAAAAGACTCGACTTCAATTGTCAAACTAATACcgattatttctttttctcttttgtcttaaagttgttttttattttgataagtATATTATGACCAGGGGAATTCCTAAAAATGTGAATTTCTATTAAATGTCTTGAATAAACCAAGCCTGTTACCAAGcttctattttttatattttgtttgctttacttatttgatttattttctgcatttcattcgttttaattattttacatttatatatttttgtttattcatttttgcCGGTTTTAAAAACTGGTCTTAGGAAATTTTATGGTAGcgtttataaaaatgaatatattatcTTCTAATATTGTGATTCTAATGAGATCAAATAATAACCAAACTTTTTTGGTAATTCCTATTTCattattgataaaaaataaaaagaaaaacataaacaaaacaaacatgatCCTAgttagtttcttttgttttatctatctattttattttatgaataaatttattttatttttttcttgatgATCGAGGTTATATAAGTTCattgaacaaaacaaaaagaagcatACGAAAATATCGAAATTCTTCTCGTAAAccatttttgattatttttaaaattctttatataacaaaaaatctTAAGTTTGTCAATGGAGAGAGTTCACTGTAGAATCGTATATAGCATCTATATGAATTTGTTTGGCGACTGGCGTCTGCTGGGTGTCAATTTGTAGCGCAAACCGCATCCCTTGCTAAAAATGCGACAGTGAGTCAGTtgagagtcagagtcagaatCAGACAAGGAATCGCTTGCAGCATTTAACACCCGCATTTTGTGGCACATGTTGCTGTCTCGTGCGgctgctgcaactgccacTGCAACAACGTGAACCGGAAAGCATGCGAATTCTTTGGTCTTGTGTCATTTGGCTCACTGTGGGTTAATACCATGACCCCTagagtatatttttattgtttttttttttttggaaattcCATTGGTCGGGCCTTGataattatcaaataaaaagaaacttgTGTATTTAATGACTATTCGAGGTTATGTTGAAGCAATCGCATCGAAAGCGACATAATATGCTGGCagatatatgtagatatgaacatacatatattctcaATTTGGTGAAATGTCAAATGCAATTGCCCCCTTAACTATTTCGACTCataaaattacgtatacgtgtCGTGAGCCCGAACCTGTTACAGctatttttgtcattttgttCGCGTTGAATTAacattaaacaataattttgcttttttttgccaattgttgttgctgtggtgaatgtgaatgcaaaataaattgcgcATAAAGTTTAATCACTTTGACTTTGCGCACGCATACACAGGCAACgaggaaagaaagagagagacagagagagaaagagagagcaaacgAGAGACAAGGCAGCAAtcaaacaacgacaacgccaaaaaataaaaacgcatAACAAAAGATTCTACACACATATTCACAGgcgcacacatgcacatactatggatgtgtgtgtgtgcgtgtgtttatGCCCAGTGCAAAAtcgcaaaaataatacaacaaaaaataagacagacaaaaacaacaacaacaatcgccaGAGACAGAGTCAACAACCTCCAGTGCATTACTCACTTTTAAAGACCGTGTGTGTCCTTCAACAAAAACTTATCTCCATCTCGCACTCTCCACGCTATCActatctcgctctcactctcgcgctcttgctgcttttattttgcttatttttttcttgactgttttgcttttctacaacatttataattaaacaattttgctggcagttgttgttactattgttgctgctgctgctgctgctgcctctgctgctgtcgtAGACAGTTTCTCCTGCCTCCTGCGTCGTTATCTCTTCTGCCCACACGTTCTCAGCCAAAAGCTCGTTGCCgctgttcttattgttgttgttgtgagctTTTTGAGTGTGTGCAGTTGAAGCCGGAGTTCTTCttcccttctctttctctcgcgtCTCCCTCATTGATTTCTCCTCAAATTCAGACTTTGCGTCGATATTTTGGAAGCTGCTGCGCATTTTGGGGTGAGATGAATAAACTTTAGCACGCTTGCGTGACCTGTTGTTGTATGTGTTGTCCACTCTTTGctctgtctctcgctctccctgCTGCCCACGCGCACTGACGCAGCACATCCGCTGCAGCGCTGCTAAATtcttgtatgcgtgtgtgtgtgtatggggaGAGCAGCAATGTCATTGACTGCAATTTGttagcaaaatatttcaactgataaataaattctacatGGAGCCAATGAACTCAATACTCAAACACTTCACCCAAAAAAACTGATGCTCTCtccttctcgctctctccctctttggtttttgggctgtaattttgtttttgttttttttttttcattgtggtttttgcaatttgcgcCCCAATTGAagagtcaacaacaacaacaacaacaacagcagcaaacgacGCAATGGAAACTCTACACACACAGGTTGGGACTCGCCATAAACAAAGAATtccttttgtttgttgattcttgtttttatttttgtagtgtattttttctgtaaatttgtattttatttttatttttaaacaaacaagCGCAAAGTCGTTGTTGAGTTCATTGCATTCGATcgcatacaaaaaataaaaagaaacgagaactgacacacacacattcatacttGCATAGCAAATAATCAAAAGCAGCgcgtgtacacacacacacaatcacacacacatgcatatgcatgcGCTAATGTAGAgttcaaattgatttatcaAGTTTACGTTTTGTTATTCTATTGTCATATGAACATTGTATTAGTAAACAAATTCGatgtattataaattatatgtgATTATGATTGATTTACTATGTATTTCAGTTTCAGCATTAACTCAAGGAAAATGATTTGCAAAGCAGAAAGGCAAAAACATTGCTcgttatttacatatgtacataacgTTTCCAAATTTTGAtagtttcaataaataattttatgtcataaaatacaccattttgtTCATTGAAATTCTGCTTGTTGAACGCATGTtctttatttgcataattcgaattttgaattattcTCAGCCATAGCTCAATTTTATTTAGAGTGACGGAATATCATTTGACTTTCAGGACTATTGACTCGATAGTATCGAGTACAAAATCGAATAGCTCGATAGTGTTGAAAATGACTCAATGCTTTCACTATTACaacgtacatatgtacatatgtacatatgtaaattttacAGCAAAAGTTCTATATTGTCTCTGtcactctatctctctatctttctctcgctcCTTCTCTCTGCGGTGACTTGCACTGCTGTTGTCATCTGTCACCTGGCGCCTCTGTTTGGATGCACGAAAAGCGCATTAAGTTTCATTGCATTATGCTCAGGTTACATGCCATACAAAGTCGGTCAATAGCTTTGAGACAGTTGCAAAACGCTTTAATAAACCACAAGTCAGCAGAACAGcaagaaatttgtttattccTTGATGAACAGCAAGCATTTCACTTAAGTTTCAGATGCTGCATTACTTTAACTGACCGGTTTAATGACTCGAACTTAATTTGCGCCCTCAGAAATAAAAGGCAGACAACCAACACCCATACATTGACATGCAAGCCAgcaaacaagaacaacaacaacgacagcagtgGAAGGAACAGCATAGCAGATCAAGCCGGGGCTTAAAACAGCAAGTGAAAAAGAGAGCGAAGaaagagagcaacagcagcaacggagCAGCAAAAGCGACAACCACAGCGACACGTCTGGCACAAGGGGTTTATGGCTCGGAGAGTGGGCGGCGCAGGCTGCAGAAACAGAACAGATAtgtctgtatatatatgtgtgtgtgtgtgtgtgtgtgaaatcgcctaaaaaagaagcaaagtAAATTGGCCGAATAAAGACGAGGCAAAAAACGGCAAccgaaatacaaaacaaaatgatgcTCAAGTAACTCATATTCAtatgaatgtgtatgtgtatttgtttgtgtgtgtatgtgcagcagaagcagcagcagccgcagccacaaCGTCGACGCTGGCAGAGCCATCGCCATTGCCAATATAAACGACGATCGAAAGATGCAAAATGTTCATTCCGTCGTCGTTTCGTTTCTGCATGTATgtacaatacacacacacatacatttttcGCTGGCCAAGAATTCGAATAtaaaaagtcaacaaaataatgaagcaGACGAAAGCAACGGCGATCACGCACACATTCATAACATCACACGCACGcacatatgcatgtgtgtgtatgtgtatgcagaattcaacgttgttgtttttttctgcaaCGCTGCGtgcgtcgccatcgccattggacgacgacgtcgctgccgGAGAGTATAAAAGCTTAAACTCGCTTCATACTCGAGTTTATTAAAACCAAAACTGTGCGAGTGTCAAGATCTTCAGGAGTTGTCGAGAGTTGATAGAtctatgaaaacaaaattaagtgCATAACTAAATTCTTGTGAAAAAGGCGAcgcccaaaaaaaagcaagtgaaagaaataagaacaaaagcaaaaatattccTTCAATTAAAAAA
This is a stretch of genomic DNA from Drosophila albomicans strain 15112-1751.03 chromosome 3, ASM965048v2, whole genome shotgun sequence. It encodes these proteins:
- the LOC117569697 gene encoding probable protein phosphatase 2C T23F11.1, which produces MGQTLSEPVTAKESSYCRNDQYRVGSSCMQGWRINMEDSHTHILSLPGDPGTAFFAVYDGHGGATVAQYAGKHLHKFVIKRPEYNTNDIAKALKQAFLDIDYEMQHNEPCGEQMAGSTAVVVLVKDNMLYCANAGDSRAIASINGQLETLSVDHKPNNEAESKRIIEGGGWVEFNRVNGNLALSRALGDFVFKRANKKPEDQIVTAYPDVETRQVQQDWEFIVLACDGIWDVMSNEEVLQFCRTRIGLGMQPEEICEELMNHCLAPDCQMGGLGGDNMTVVLVCLLHDKPYSDLVQRCAGTSQQQQQQQQSSHAPDTETETETTAAPATPTAAAAVETTTEATPADTDTNKSDAPAMEL